The genomic DNA AGTTTCCCCATGAGTATTTTCTGCTTCACCACAATAAATAATCAAATAGGTAGCATATCAAATAAGCTGCTGGTCTTCAAAGTGGAAAAGTCTTCATCTCTAAAAACATGGGGTAAGGGACTAATTGTAGATGCATGGAGAATGTGATTggaaattttaatgaaatggTTTGGATTTTAGAGAATCACTATTAACAACCTAGCAAGAGtcttattataattaatatataatacaaaagTTCTCTTCCTCATTTGAAGTCCATTCAAGGGATTCAAAAGACATTCAGTTAAGCAGAAAGAGCAAGAAGACAGTATTAGAAGGAGGGTTCCCATTTATTTCTGCTAAACCACCAAaattatcttctaatttgctaGAACTTGCCTAGAAATTCAAAACCCAAGAATGTCATGGAATTAAAATCTTGAGATGTGAATTTCCTCAATGGCTGTATTAGGATGAAATTCAAAtgtgaaaacagaaaataaaactaaGCATTGAACTATATTTATATTACTTCTTGGCTGTCTAAAAgataattctttttcaaaaaaattaatattttttattccttctcttaaGCAATAATCTCAAATTCAAGGCTATACTCTTCATGCTTGTATGTCAATCAGGAAAATGTACCTGACTTTTCAGTAGTTCAAAGTGGTCCAAGTGTAAAGGTAGTACTATGTAAAATAACCCTTGTGAGAATATCTTCCATTGGTCTGCATTTCTCATTCAATAATTCCCTGGAGCTTatattcccctcccccctccaccaATCAGCCTATCCAGAAGTAAAATAATGGAATGAATGAAGAGGAACTTGTGAGTTTTGATtcattttgtttagtcatttaagtagtgtttgtttttttgtgattacatttggagttttcttggtagataattaattggtttgccatttccttccttaattaattttacaaatgagtaaagtaaggcaaatagggcaaaatgatttgcctagggtcatacagctacaaaatttgacctcaggaaaatgagtcctaTTAATTCCAAGCCCAAAAGGGTAAGGAATACTGGCTATAATGAATGATGGTAGATTAAGAGCCCAAACCAATttattccaaatgatttttttctacacATTGGGCAACTAAATTGATATTTAATGTAAGTAGAGTGAAGATAAAGGTAATGGTAATTTGaccaaaacatacaaaaaaaaaagaagtcaaaggtACTTCCacttggagagaaggaaaaaagaaaaggaaaattaaagacTATTTGGTAAGTTAAGTCAGAAGAGAAATAACACAAGGCATTTGAACCAATCCAATCAGCTCCaatatcagatttcttttaatattttttctaatcattcattcattaaatcagTCAACAAGAGTTATTAAGAACTTATGTTCTTTGAACAGAGATAACCATGTAACAGAAAAGGCAAAACTCTCTCATGGGCTCATATCTTAATAGGGAGACAATGTGATAATAATACAATGGATATTCAATACTTATAACacgtaaatggaaagaaaatccagagagAAGATGTTAGTAATTACTCCCAAAATTATACTTTCATTTGGCAAAACATTCCGAACTGCCATCTAAATACCAAAGCTATCTTCAGCTGTGATATATTTTAATTGTCCAACATTTTGGGACAGAGACATTAGACTGGGAGTCAATTCAGGTTCTTCTGGTAGCACTGCatctatggacaagtcacttaactgctgcaTTTCCCATCATGTAACATGGAAAGCTTTGATTAGTTAAGCTCCCTTGCATCTCTATATTTCAGTGGCTCTTCCCTGTTCATAATAATGACTGTTCAACTCCTCATTCCTTCCAGAAAATTAAAGTCAGATCATCAAAAAGATTTTTCTATCATTCATGTGATGAACTTAACTGCAGAGACTAAAGACATGGGAAAGAAAAGTCCACTGTGGACTTAAGAAGTTCTCTTCCCTACACATTTATCTAAATAAGGTATGATCATTTTGTTTCTGTAATCTTAATTCCTCTTGCTTAGGATATACATGAAATAATATAGTTCATGCTTGTATGTCAACAAGGAAAAAATTGTATATAGTTCTTTAATTGcaaagtgcttaatgaatgccCATTTTTATGCTCAAAACTACAGGGAGATAGGAATTATTGCTATTCCCATATTTcatacagatgagggaactgagtgAGGCAAACAGCATTTTTGTGATTTAGGGCTACACAGTCAGCAAGGATCTGAGTGCAAATTTGAGTTTGcattcttctgactctaggtATAACATTCTATGCACAGTACCACCTGCAATTATAATTTGAGTCAGAAACTATTATGTAAGAAAAATCATTGTTTTGAAGGCAGAGTATTATATATGAAGAGGCATTGAGTAGTGCTGCAAAATCATTCAGAAGACATTAGCTCCTTGATTCTGGGTAAATCAAATATTCTCTATAAACTCCTACTTCTTAATGTTTAAAATAGGGAGCAGAGAGATGGGTACTTCCTAGTCCATGCGATTTTGAAAgacaattaaattattattatttcataaaagcattttgtaaaataaaaatcaacccATTGTGTTATTTTGATATTTGTTGTTTTGTATTTGTGACCACAACGCCTTTGGATTGCCAAAAGCAAGGAGGCACTTAAGAAATGGTTGTTGATTGAATGATATAATGAAAGGTATATTTTAAGTAGCATGAGATCTATAAAGCAAGCTAAAGATTATTATTTGATATGTTTCTAGCTTGCATGTGAAAAGTGTTAATGCTTCCaaaggctttacaaatattctcattaaATCCTAACAATGCTGGAAAAAAATGctgttgttatttccattttgcagatgaggaaactgaggcagagtttaagTGTCTCTTGCAGGacagacattttttaaatgttaaggtCTCATTtgcactcatcttcctgactcagacTTCAGGAGTCAATCTACTAGTGAGTAATAGCTACCAATCACACTCTTTCAAAGTTTCATTGTCATAGTGAATTCTGGTTGTaatgaaattttcattcattatcCAAATATTAATGAAAGAAATAGTTTAAACATTAATTTATCACCAATAAAGTCTTGTAAGCATATACAGATTACTTTAAGAACTAAACATTTAAAGACTGaaatttaagataaatttatacccatttttctctttttgctttaGATAGCATATCTGTTTACATGTACTATCCCTTCATTAGAATGGAATCCCTCAAatgagagcaggaactattttgtattttaccTTGTTATCTTAAGTGTATTGCATatagagtatttttaaaatgtttattggattaatTCATATTTGATTTACTAAATTTACATTAGGCAAACTATTCccatgtatttaaaaacattctgtcAGACGATAAAAGAATgcattaaatgaaatgaaattatatttagattttaaagtatataaaaaatctttatattctAATTTCATAACATGACCCTGTACACACTTTTCACATTAGACAAAGaagttaatattaattatttatagtCTTGATCCAAGGGACTgtcatttgaatttctttctgtcCTAAAAATTTCGTGCAATATCTGGCAAAGAATAAGTGTCAAATAAATGCAGATTTGCTTATCTGTGTGTTATACTCTTTATTTCATCCTATATCTTCCTATTTATAGCCTTTTATTCATTGTATTCCCCTTGTTCAGAATATTTTTATCACATATATTTTTTTGACCCAGAGCAGAGATTCTTAATGTGAGTATGATGGCCCTCTTTGGGGGTCCAATAGAGTACATGAATGACTCTAAATAATACTTTCAAATGTatcaaataaaatgtatagaTTGGAATGGTATTAGATACCAATGGTCCTTGCTCCTGGGTAGGCTGGGATAGAGGTTCCTGTGAATCCTTAAGGCTCTAAATTATGGTAGAGCTAAAAGTTGACTGGATGTTGGTACCAAGGCCAGCACTAAGGAGCACAGCTGTTCAGAATGAGCACACCAACCATGTGCAGAAAGGGAATTATTAATCAGCAGTGGAACTGAGCTCTGGGTAGTTGCTAAATTTATAGCCTGAAATAAGATATGAGTGTTGAATctaaaaacaataattaaatgaaaaataaaatatgtaaaattataaaaggaaaacaaatatgctgaaatatttttaaattttaagtattaAATTCATGAATgccaagttaagaacccctagTGGTTGCATCTGTCTTAAAATTTCAAGTTTCATCTCAATTCGAATGCTTTggctactttttttccttctcattctcccTTCCTTCAGCTAGAGTTGTTAATTCCTACTTTGAAACACTCAGGTCACCTATTTGACCACTCTGAAACTTAGCAATttccaaaatgaaggaattatttGAGCAATTTCTCACTCCATTATCCAATTTAAGTAACCTAGATATTTTCATCTATGATGGATATGAATTACTCAATGGAAGAAAAATGGCACTTTAAAAGATCCCTCTTCAATTAtaagcctttttttttagatttttacaaggcaatggggttatgtggcttaccaaagatcacataactaggtaattattaagtgtctgaggcaggatttgaactcaggtaccactGACTTGAGGggcggtgctttattcactgccatctagctgtcccaattataagatttgaaaagaaaaaatttaattgtcAATTATATTCacagatagctttcaacattttctttttcaagcttttgaTTTCCACAGTTTTCTACCCCCCTCCATCCCATGGCAACAAAGAATTTGATATAAGTATTATGCACACAAtagtatttaacatatttccatattagtcatgttgtaaaagaagaattagagcaaaTGGGGAAaaccattagaaagaaaaaagtataaaagaagttttaaaaattgaacatcgcatgctttgctctgcattcagaattcacactttttttggatgtggatgacatgGTCTCTAAAAGGtctcttagaattgtccttgatcactgaaagACTGAAAGAACATGCTTCCATCATAGTTGCTCGTGTTACAATGTTGCTCTTAATGTATgcaaagttctcctggttctgctcacttcattcaacataagtattaatgcaagtctttccagacttattttgAAGTCGGGtcacttatgatttcttccaGAGAAATAGTACTCCAAAGAATTCATATACCATTCATATAGACATTCCTTAAACATTCCTTAATTTATGTACATTATAAGggctatttcagaaaaataaacaaatatacaaattagAATTAGCCTTACAATGTCTTTCTACTTCCTAATTCCCTTTTAAGACATATTTCTGCATTTGTCTTGTCAGAAATCAGGACTGCTACccatgttttttattttctttagttgatGAGTAATAGATTATATTCCAACATTTTTAACTTTACcctgtttgtatctctctgctttcaATGTGTTTTTGTAAATCATCAATTATAAGGTTTTTGAGGCAAAACCTAAATTGTGATAAACCTATGCACTCCTGTATCTAGCATAGTACAATGTACATAATTAGAGAAAGTTTAATGCACATTGAACCAAAAGATCCTTTCTGTGTTACAGGTCCCAAGATAGGATGGTGAATATGAGAAATGAGACAAATGTTAAAGAATTCATCTTAGAGGGATTTCCAGCTGTCCAGAACCTAGGGAAACTCCTCTTTGTTGTCCTTTTACTCCTATACCTTGTTTCTGTCATAGGAAATACACTCATTGTTATGATTATGTGGATGGACCATCGCCTCCAAATACCaatgtacctttttctcagtAGTTTCTCTTTCCTGGAATGCTGTTTTACAACAAGTGTTATTCCCAAATTGCTGGCAATCTTTCTCTCAGGTATGCAAACCATTTCCTTTGCTGCTTGCTTCACTCAAGcctttgtctttatttctattgGACTCACTGGCATCTTCCTCATGGCAGTCATGGCAATAGATCGATACATGGCCATTTGTAACCCTCTGCATTACCCCAGTATCATGACAATGAAGGTCTGTTTCTTACTGATCCTGTTCTGTTGTAGTATGGGAATTATAATAACAACAGGTCTGATAGTAAAAGTGTCTCAGTTATCCTTCTGTGACTCAAATATCATCAAACATTTCTTTTGTGATCTTGGTCCTCTGACACAACTTTCTTGCTCTGACACAAGTGCTGTTgaatcatttgctttttttcttgctCTATTCCCCATTCTATCCTCCCTTTTTGTCATAATCATATGTTACATCAATATTACAGTCACAATAATGCATCTCCCATCAGTTAAGGAACGCCAGAAAGCTTTCTCCACCTGTTCCTCTCACCTCATTGTCCTCTCTTTAATGTATGGTAGTTGCATTTTCATATACATAAAGCCCAATCAAGCCAGCAGATTAGATACCAATAGAGATGCAGCTCTCATGAACACTGTGGTGACACCTGTATTGAACCCCTTCATTTATACTTTAAGAAATAAACAGTTCAGACTTGCTTTTAGAGATGCTATTTACAAGATGAAGTTATTGAGATAGTCAGCACTTAAAGTTGGAAGGCAAATTATTTCAGCTAATGCTATATACACTGcattaaaatttcaaatgataagaaattcatttctttattacACAACCCACTTCTGGTCAGTCCTAAAAAGATAAAACTACATTAATATTTACAGTATATGGGGCCCTGATAAAGTTCTACtttctcaaataaatagaaaactgagacaaatttgtaagaatatacctcattctccaattgataaatggtcaaaggatatgaagaggcatTTTCGGATGTAGAAATCatagctatctatagtcatataaaggAGTGTTCTAAATCTCTGTTGATTAGGGAAATGCTAATTCAAACACCACTGAGATACCACttcccacctatcagattggctaaaatgacaaaaaaaaaaaagcaaaatgagaaatattgaaaaatatgtgggaaaattggacaCGAATACTAGTGGAACTGTCAACTGATCTAACAATTCTGAAGATCAATTTGAATTCTGCTAAAAGGGCAACCAATACTGTTCTTACTCTTTGATACAGATAAACCACTACTTTTTATGcataccaaagagatcataaaaaggggaaagaaggggcagctaggtggcccagtggataaagcaccggccctggagtcaggagtacctgggttcaaatcgggtctcagacacttgataattacctagctgtgtggccttaggcaagccacttgaccccgtttgccttgcaaaaaaagggggagggaagaagttACATGTGCAAAATaattataacagctcttttcataATAGCTAAAttttggaaattgagaggttgCTCATGAActcaggaatgactgaacaagctttggtatatgaatataatggaatatgattatgcaataagaaattatgagtagaCAGATTACtgaaaaacctgtaaagatttGTATGATCTTAAGCAAAGTTAAATAAACAGAAGCAGGGAAACTATTCTACTCAGCCAAATTgtagatgatcagctatgaatggtCTAGTTCTTCTCAGAAACACAATGATCCAAATcagtttcaaaggactcatgatggaaaatgctacccatatccagataaagaaccaatGGACTCTAAATGCAAATCaatacatactattttcacttacttttttgtgtattttttcttctgatgtatttcttctttcacaattgtaactaatatggaaatgttttatatagttGAATATATATAATCTATGGCAAAATACTTAACACttttggaagagggaagggaaaggagagagggcaaaacatttggaactcaaaatcttgtaaaaattaaTGCTGAAAATAGTCTGCACATATAATTGTGAGAAATAAAACactattaaaataacaaaaatacatCTCATTAAATAGAAATCTCAATCACATATTTTTAGCTGGAATGAATCTGTGAAGTTGTCTatccaattttcattttatagtgaaACTGACATTAACTCAACTAAGGTTACTAAGATTTAGAAAGTATATTAATGTTTGCACTCTCTGAAGATGcaattttcacatgaagaaatcaaagctatctatggaCAAATGAAGAATTACTCTAAACAAGACTATCTCATATGAGTCTTATAATAATTCTAGGATTGGTTATAATGGGTATAATTATCTCCatatttgtaaatgaggaaactaaggtagcaGCAGACTAAATGATTTGTTTAGACTATCTATTCTTTTAACTTCTTGCCTAAAATGTAGGTAACTTAGATGACAAATGtcttctttctcaatttctctcAAATTTTGTGTTTGCTATCAACTAACGAAAATAATAATTGAACATATGGTTGATGGAGAGCCTGGAAGCATTCTATGATCTAAGTTTTGGAGATAAAATTATGGGAAAGTATTTAGGAGTACAGATCTAAAAGGAACATTAGAATACTGTGTGGGATATACCCTGAATAATTATTTCTCATTCAGAGGAGAAGACTAAAAGAATGGATTTTCACTGAAACACTTTCACTTAATACTCATGTTTTGATGCTTTTCTAATAAACATAGGGTTTGTTCGAAAACTATATCATAAGTGAATAGAAAGCCAATTCcccacaagagaaaaaaaagaataattaaaaggaTGAATATAGATTGAGGTTAAAAATATAGATCATCATGCCTGATCATCATGATTTTCCAATCTAGCAGATAATTCAGTTTAATTaagatttagaaatattttggaaaaatctcATATGAAACTTCTACCTTATTTTGCTCTTTagaatcatgtaaaatatttctatctttagaatatttaaataaagagGCAACAAGTTCTGGATTTTGACACAGAGAAACCAGATTTAAATCCTGCTTTATGaattactacctatgtgatcttggacaagttattaaCCTCTCTGGTCACAGTTTCATTCTCTATTAAACCAAACAATTTATCAATACACATTTTTAAAGCTCTTACTATGTGTTAGAAATTGTCCTAAGCAATAGAAATACAAGAGGAGACAAAAGATTAAACCCTGCCcacaaggaatttacaatctaatgagaacaaaatgaatacaaatatatacaaagcaacctacataaaatagatatgaaataaataattgatgGAAGACAGTGAAGATAAGAGGAATTGAAGAAAATTTGATGTAGATGGTCAGACTTTAGTTAGGGGTTAAAACTAGCCAGGGAGGTCAATAGttagaaaagaggagggagagaaatgcTAGTTTGGAAGACAATCAAAGAGAGTGTATAGAGTTGacagatggagtatcttgttcatggaacagtaATGAAGTCAGTGAATTAAAGAGCATGTGCCAAGTGTAAGATGTTGCAAGACTTGAAAGGGAGGAGGGAACTGGAATTTGAGAAGTTTTAAATGACACACAgggcattttgtattttatcttgtaCACAATGGGAAGTTACTGTAGCTTATTGACTGGTGTGCGCGTGGCATTATTGGACCTATTTTGGGGGAAATGACTTCAGTGCCTGAATGGAGGTTAGATCAAACTAAGGAGAGACTTGAGAGAGGCAATCATTTCACCATAATATTGGAAGTATCAAGGtttgagatgatgagggcctgcactaGACTGATGGCAGTGTCAGTGGAGAGAAGGGGTCATCTTTAAGAAAGATTTAT from Macrotis lagotis isolate mMagLag1 chromosome 4, bilby.v1.9.chrom.fasta, whole genome shotgun sequence includes the following:
- the LOC141523081 gene encoding olfactory receptor 6C2-like — translated: MVNMRNETNVKEFILEGFPAVQNLGKLLFVVLLLLYLVSVIGNTLIVMIMWMDHRLQIPMYLFLSSFSFLECCFTTSVIPKLLAIFLSGMQTISFAACFTQAFVFISIGLTGIFLMAVMAIDRYMAICNPLHYPSIMTMKVCFLLILFCCSMGIIITTGLIVKVSQLSFCDSNIIKHFFCDLGPLTQLSCSDTSAVESFAFFLALFPILSSLFVIIICYINITVTIMHLPSVKERQKAFSTCSSHLIVLSLMYGSCIFIYIKPNQASRLDTNRDAALMNTVVTPVLNPFIYTLRNKQFRLAFRDAIYKMKLLR